In Pedosphaera parvula Ellin514, the sequence CGATTGATTTTGGCGTGCATCTCATCACGCGTTATGAAGAAGAGTTGCGGCTGGGTCGAAGCGAGGATGCGGCCATGCGCAAGGCCATCGTTTACACCGGCCAGGGAATATTCACGGGGGCATTGACGACGGCGGCCGCCTTCGGGGCGATGGCTTTCACCAACTTCAAGGGCATCCAGGAAATGGGTGTCATTTGCGGGGGCGGCATGATTGTTTGCTTCATCCCGATGATGACATTGCTGCCGGTGCTGCTGTATCGCGGTCGGCAGAATGCAATTGATCATGAGCCGCGCAAGATTGTGGCGAAACCGCCGGCGCAGGTTGAACTTCGAGCCCGCATTGAGAGGATTTGGCTGCATCGTCCCATTACCGTAATTGTTATCACGCTGTTCCTGACTGCCCTGTCGCTGACCCAGTTTCGCAAAGTCTTTTTTGATTACGATCTGCTTAACATGCAGTCCGAGGGGTTGCCTGCGGTGGTGTTTGAAAAAAAGCTGATCGATTCCGCTTCCCGGACCAATGATTCCGGCTCCCGGACCAATGCGAGGTCGGTTCTCTTTGCGGCGGTCGTTGCCGATACTCCCGAGCGGGCAGTCGAGCTCGAGAAGAAGCTGAAGAAACTGCCGGCGGTCGCGGATGTCATTTCAATGGCTCCTTACATCGTCGAAGATGCCTCCGAAAAACTGAAATTGATTGGTGAGGTCAAAAAGGAAATCGCCCCGATTCAGTTTCGCCCCACGGACATGGCGCCGGTTGATTTGAATAAGCTCAGCTATACTCTTTATTCCACTTACGGCTACATGGGCGCGGCGGCTGAAGCCGTCAAGGAGGATGAAGCTGCCGCTCCTCTCAAACCGATTTCTCTCAACTTCACGAACAACAGTGATAACGCGAGAGTGGCGACTGCTCCGGCGAAGGAAGAACCCAAGCTCTCAGACCAACTGCTGACCCTGCGGAACTCAATCAATGACCTGCGCAAACAGATGTTGAGTATGGACCCCAAGGTGGCTTCGGAAAAATTAGCCGCGTACCAGCAGGCCTTGTTCGATGACGTGCACGAAACTTTTCAGTCTCTGCGCGACCAGGACGACAGCTCCCGGCTGCAGATCAAGGATTTGCCACCGGCATTGTATAACCGTTTCATTGGCAAAACTCACAAGTATTTACTACAGGTTTATCCCAGGGAAGATGTCTGGCAGCGCGATAAGCAGGAGGAATTTGTGAAGGAATTGCGCACGGTTGACCCGAATGTGACTGGCACGCCGGTGCAGCTTTACGAATACACCACGCTGCTGAAGGATAGTTATATCCAGGCTGCCTATTATGCCCTGGCCGCCATTGTAATCATGGTATTGATTCACTTTCGAAGCTTTGCATCCCTGCTTCTGGCGCTCCTGCCCGTGGCCATTGGTTCCATCTGGATGGGAGGTATCATGGGATTTTTTAACATTCCATTTAATCCCGCGAACATCATGACCCTCCCTCTCGTCATCGGAATCGGGGTCACGAACGGGATTCATATCTTGAATCGGTTTGCAGAGGATAGAGATCCGGGGATTCTTGCCAAAAGCACCGGCAAAGCGGTTTTCATATCTGGGCTGAACACAATTGCCGGCTTTGGCAGTTTGATTTTGGCCCAGCATCAAGGGATTCGCAGCCTTGGATACGTAATGTCCACCGGTGTGGCCATGTGCATGATTGCGAGTTTGACCTTTTTGCCAGCAGTCCTAAGTCTGCTTAGTCTGCGGAGTGGCGGAGCGAAAAAACAACCCAGCGGCGACAATGCACGGTCGACACTGGGTCGGGAGGAACCGAGGTAAAAACCTCAATTAACGCGAGCATAGAAAAAACCGTGGCGAAGTCAATCCATATGTTAAACCGCCCAATTCTGAGCTTCACGAGTGAAGTTAGCGTTAACGTGTGCATTTTAAGGCCTCTTACTCTGAATTACTGTGCTTGACGAGAGGAGTCTTTTGCCGTGGTATTTTGCGTCCGAACATTTGTGTGATCGGTAATGGCCATTAGTAAACATTTAAGTATCTGGTGCCTAGGTTTTACCTGCCTGCTTGCTCCCTTGCAAGCGGTCGCCGAATCCATTCATGCAGGACCACTTTTTGATGAATTTGATCTAACCCTCGCGCCAGGTCACCGGGTTGAGGCGGCTGGACCGTTTTTTTATTCCGAACAAAAGGAAACGCAGCATCAGTGGGCCATTCCTCCTTTTTTCTCCAGAACAACCGATCCGACCCTCGAATACGAGGAGTACGATTTTCTTTATCCACTGCTGACTTACGACAAGTTTGGAAAGGAAACTCGCTGGCAAATCGGGCAGCTTTTCAACTTTGCGACCGGTGGAACCCAGAGCGGCAATACGAACCATCGCTTCGCCCTGTTCCCGATCTATATCCAGCAGCGATCGGTAGAGCCAGGCCAGAACTACACCTCTGTCCTCCCCTTCTACGGTCATTTGCGTAACCGCCTTTTCCGCGACGAAATCAACTTCGTCATGATGCCTTTTTACGTTGAAACCCGTAAGCGCGACGTTGTGACGAAAAACATGCCCTACCCCATTTTCCATTTGCGCCATGGCAACGGGCTTAAGGGCTGGCAGGTCCTGCCTCTGGCTGGACATGAACACAAGGATGTCACCAGCAGCACCAACGGCTTTGGTGATGTAACCCAAATTCCCGGGCATGACCGGCGTTTCATCTTGTGGCCTATCTACTCGGAGGTAACCGCTGACATTGGCACGGAGAATATCTCTCATCAGCGCGCAATCATTCCCTTTTACGTTCGCTTTCACTCCAAGAACCGTGATTCAACCTCCATTCTGTGGCCCTTCTTCACCTGGACAGACGATCGCGAAAAGGGGTATCGCGAATACGACATGCCCTGGCCCTTTGTCGCCATTGCGCGCGGCCCGGGCAAAACAATCACGCGTTTTTGGCCAATTTACAGCGAGGCCCACAGCACCAACCTGGTAAGCAATACTTACCTGTGGCCGGTTTATAAATACAACCGCATCCTGTCGTCCCCGTTGGATCGCGAACGCACGCGGATTCTCCTGTTCCTTTATTCCGACACCCGGGAGAAGAACACGGATACAGGCGTTTACGCCCGGCGAGTCGCCTTCCTGCCGTTCTTCACCCATAGATGGGAGTTAAATGGTAATGAAAGGCTTCAGGTTCTATCGCTGCTGGAGCCTTTCTTTCCAACCAATAAGAGTATTGAACGGAATTATTCCCAGGTTTATGCCTTGTGGCGTTCTGAGAAGAATCCACGAACGAAGGCTTCCAGCCAATCATTGCTTTGGAATCTTTATCGGCATGAAGCTTCACCGGAAAAGAAAAAGCTCTCGTTGCTGTTTGGGCTGGTGCAATATCAATCGACCGGTGAAGGTAAACATTGGCGCGTGTGCTATATTCCAATGGGCAAGGAGCAGGTTCCTTCGCCTGAGGATTCAAAAGGGCGCTAACGGCAAATTCTTTTATGTTTCAAAATATTGGCGAATTGATGCTTCTTTTTTGGCGGACGGTGCGCTCGCTGCCACTCGTTTGGCGTCAAAGGCAGAAGACTTTCGATCAGTTTTTCGAAATCGGCAATGCCAGCCTGTTAATGGTTTGCATTCTCTCCTTCTTTATTGGAGGTGTGATTGCGCTGCTTACCGGCCCGGTGCTGGTGGAACGCGGCCTTACCAACTCGGTCGGCGGCCTCGTTGGGATTTCCATGGCCAAGGAACTCGCCCCGGTAATGATGTCCATCCTGATCGCCGGCCGCATTGGCTCTTCGATGACGGCCGAAATCGGCTCGATGCGTGTTTACCAGGAAATTGACGCCCTGCGCACGATGAACATCAATCCGATTCATTATCTGGTGCTCCCCCGGCTTACGGCCATTGCCGTGGCCCTGCCGCTTCTCGTAATCTTCTCGATTCTGGTTGGCTGGGGCGGCGGCGCTCTGGTGTCTGCCCTGAATCATAAAATTGCGGTGTCATTCCAGGCGTTCTTTACCAACCTGAGGGAAGTGGTGGATTTCGGTGATGTCATTAACGGCCTGGTTAAAAGCTTTATTTTTGCACTTGTGATCGGTGTCGTGTGCTGCCATCAAGGGCTGCAAACCATCGGTGGGCCGCGCGGCATCGGCCGTTCCGTGACGAAGGCTGTCGTAAATTGCATTGTCCTGATTGTGATTTTGGATTATTTCCTGACCCGTCTGATGCTCTAATTTCCTCGATTCATGAATAATTCGGCCAACTCAGCAAAACATGGTGTCAGCGTCAAGGTTCAGGGACTGCATAAAAGTTTTAATGGACAGGAAATCCTCAAAGGTCTGGACCTGGAGGTTCGCCCCGGTGAAATTTTCGTTATCATGGGTCCCAGCGGCAGCGGGAAAAGCGTGCTGCTTAAACACGTCATCGGCCTCGAGGAACCAGACGCGGGGGAAATCCTGATCAATGGTGAACCGATTCTCTCCCCCGAGGTCATGGAACACCACCGCCTGGCCATGGTATTTCAGTCTGGAGCCCTGTTAAATTCGCTGACGGTGGGCGAAAATGTGGGACTCTACCTTTCCGAACACCGGCTCAAGCCACCGCGTGAGATTGCCCGGATTGTGGCGGAAAAACTGGAGGTAGTTGGCTTGAAAGGGCAGGAGGACAGACTGCCCAGCGAGCTTTCGGGCGGCATGAAAAAGCGGGTGGCCATCGCCCGCGCCCTGGTCATTGAGCCTGAGTTGATTCTTTATGATGAACCAACCAGCGAACTCGACCCGCTTTCCGCCGTGGTTATCGGTGAAGAAATTGTAAATTTAAACAGGCAGATCCACGTTACTTCGATTATCGTCAGCCATGATCGCGACCTCGCATTTGGTGTGGCTGACCGCATCGCCTTTATCAGCGAAGGAAAAATCCTGGCTGTGGGCACTCCGGATGAGGTGAAACGAAATTCCGAACCAATCATCCAAAAGTTCTTGAACGCAGATTTCAAACTCCGTTAAAAATTAAGCTCTATGAAAAATACGCTGGAAACCCGGCTGGGCATTTTTGTGCTTCTGGCGGTATTAGCTGCCTTTATTATCCTCGAACTCATCGGTGGGGTGAACATCTTCAAACCCGGCTATCATCTGCGAGCCCGCTTCAATAATATTCAGGATTTAAAAGTAGGTGATGCAGTCAAGATGGCTGGTGTGCCGGTCGGACAGGTCGAAAAAATCCAACTCGCGACCAATGAAGCCAAGGTCGAAGTGGTGCTACGCCTGAACAAGGATACCCCCGTGCATACCGACAGCAAGGCTACCATCAAATTCACCGGTTTGATGGGCAATTATTTTGTAGCTCTCGACTTTGGCAACCCCAATTCTCCGAAGATGGAACAGAATCAGTTGATCGCCACAACCGAACAACCTGACCTCAGTACGTTGATAGCGAAATTGGACGATGTCGCCAGCGGTGTGCAGAATCTCACCAAGAGCTTCACGGGTGATAAGATTGACAATTTGCTGGGACCTTTCACCGATTTCATGCGCCAAAATAATCCGAAATTAAGCGCCATCATTGCGAACTTCCAAGGCATCTCCGGTCAGATTGCCGAGGGTAAGGGAACAGTCGGAAAATTGATCTATGACGACTCGCTC encodes:
- a CDS encoding MMPL family transporter, which translates into the protein MNSLGDTLFGRALGRLADAIARHRWLFLWPQFFLFGLCVLYTVFHLQFDVSRDNLVGSDKKYHQNYLKFKKEFPTQDDLVTVVESENMDKNRQFVERLGAKLEAETNLFTDVFYKGDPTMMGSKALLFFPEKDLKELRVMLSDYIPFINKFTQATNMSSLFAMINYEFLHAKREANAENEAMVKAVPMLDRIVKEATSSLQRPGAPVSPAIYALFDAGNEAEQQIYITYDKGRVYLVTARAKTEELNGDAVDRLRTLVAQTEREVPGLNVGVTGEPVLEHDEMGQSQKDSMVASIVSLILCAAIFIYGYQETGRPLKATLCLIIGLGYTMGFTTLVVGHLNILTITFVPILIGLAIDFGVHLITRYEEELRLGRSEDAAMRKAIVYTGQGIFTGALTTAAAFGAMAFTNFKGIQEMGVICGGGMIVCFIPMMTLLPVLLYRGRQNAIDHEPRKIVAKPPAQVELRARIERIWLHRPITVIVITLFLTALSLTQFRKVFFDYDLLNMQSEGLPAVVFEKKLIDSASRTNDSGSRTNARSVLFAAVVADTPERAVELEKKLKKLPAVADVISMAPYIVEDASEKLKLIGEVKKEIAPIQFRPTDMAPVDLNKLSYTLYSTYGYMGAAAEAVKEDEAAAPLKPISLNFTNNSDNARVATAPAKEEPKLSDQLLTLRNSINDLRKQMLSMDPKVASEKLAAYQQALFDDVHETFQSLRDQDDSSRLQIKDLPPALYNRFIGKTHKYLLQVYPREDVWQRDKQEEFVKELRTVDPNVTGTPVQLYEYTTLLKDSYIQAAYYALAAIVIMVLIHFRSFASLLLALLPVAIGSIWMGGIMGFFNIPFNPANIMTLPLVIGIGVTNGIHILNRFAEDRDPGILAKSTGKAVFISGLNTIAGFGSLILAQHQGIRSLGYVMSTGVAMCMIASLTFLPAVLSLLSLRSGGAKKQPSGDNARSTLGREEPR
- a CDS encoding MlaE family ABC transporter permease, coding for MFQNIGELMLLFWRTVRSLPLVWRQRQKTFDQFFEIGNASLLMVCILSFFIGGVIALLTGPVLVERGLTNSVGGLVGISMAKELAPVMMSILIAGRIGSSMTAEIGSMRVYQEIDALRTMNINPIHYLVLPRLTAIAVALPLLVIFSILVGWGGGALVSALNHKIAVSFQAFFTNLREVVDFGDVINGLVKSFIFALVIGVVCCHQGLQTIGGPRGIGRSVTKAVVNCIVLIVILDYFLTRLML
- a CDS encoding ABC transporter ATP-binding protein; translation: MNNSANSAKHGVSVKVQGLHKSFNGQEILKGLDLEVRPGEIFVIMGPSGSGKSVLLKHVIGLEEPDAGEILINGEPILSPEVMEHHRLAMVFQSGALLNSLTVGENVGLYLSEHRLKPPREIARIVAEKLEVVGLKGQEDRLPSELSGGMKKRVAIARALVIEPELILYDEPTSELDPLSAVVIGEEIVNLNRQIHVTSIIVSHDRDLAFGVADRIAFISEGKILAVGTPDEVKRNSEPIIQKFLNADFKLR
- a CDS encoding MlaD family protein, which encodes MKNTLETRLGIFVLLAVLAAFIILELIGGVNIFKPGYHLRARFNNIQDLKVGDAVKMAGVPVGQVEKIQLATNEAKVEVVLRLNKDTPVHTDSKATIKFTGLMGNYFVALDFGNPNSPKMEQNQLIATTEQPDLSTLIAKLDDVASGVQNLTKSFTGDKIDNLLGPFTDFMRQNNPKLSAIIANFQGISGQIAEGKGTVGKLIYDDSLYNSAYASVTNLQNTATEIQQTVAEARKVVDQVNSGQGTVGKLLKDDKLYVEATATMTNAKEILQKVNQGQGSVGKLINDQEFYKNAKMTLQKLDKATEGLEDQGPLSIVGSLASSLF